One window from the genome of Pedobacter schmidteae encodes:
- a CDS encoding MFS transporter, whose translation MQLKRPDVLLMAFCTGLIVANIYYCQPLVILVAQEFNLAESDAGKITYLTQAGYALGLFLIVPLGDMFERRKQILIITGLAVISLLLAAISHTFFLLQIACVLIGASSIVPQLILPMAANLSSDEKRGQTIGIIMSGLLIGILASRALSGSIGFLWGWRTMYFIAAGICGMLLLLMANRFPQSKPTFNGNYRTLMLSMWHYIKTQPVLREASIINFLAFAILSAFWTTMVLFLANPPFNFQTLEIGLFGIAGAAGALAAPLVGKLSSGQNPRRNLLTGLLLQLLSIAAFYFTGSHLYLFIAGIILIDIGQQAIHVTNQTRIYTLVPEARNRLNTIFMSVSFVGASVGSAFGLWLWEIGQWPLFCLGTTLVVILNILIYQFYSYKIKT comes from the coding sequence ATGCAGCTAAAACGCCCCGATGTTTTATTGATGGCCTTTTGTACCGGGCTCATTGTGGCAAATATTTATTATTGCCAGCCCCTGGTGATTTTGGTTGCCCAGGAATTTAACCTGGCAGAAAGTGACGCAGGGAAAATTACCTATTTAACCCAAGCCGGCTATGCACTAGGCCTATTCTTAATTGTTCCGCTGGGAGACATGTTTGAACGCCGCAAACAAATACTGATAATTACAGGCCTGGCCGTAATTTCATTACTGTTGGCGGCAATTTCGCATACTTTCTTTTTGCTACAAATTGCCTGTGTGTTGATTGGAGCAAGTTCTATCGTTCCGCAACTGATTTTACCTATGGCTGCCAACCTCAGTTCTGACGAGAAACGAGGTCAAACAATTGGTATCATTATGAGTGGCTTGTTAATTGGCATCCTGGCATCCCGAGCCTTGAGTGGTAGCATAGGCTTTTTATGGGGCTGGAGGACAATGTACTTCATTGCAGCTGGCATTTGCGGCATGCTGCTGTTGCTGATGGCCAACCGTTTCCCTCAAAGCAAGCCAACATTTAATGGCAATTACAGAACATTAATGCTTTCCATGTGGCATTATATAAAAACCCAACCGGTATTGCGCGAGGCATCCATCATCAACTTTTTGGCTTTTGCTATCCTAAGTGCATTTTGGACTACCATGGTGCTCTTTTTGGCCAATCCTCCTTTTAATTTCCAGACCTTAGAAATTGGTCTGTTTGGCATTGCCGGAGCCGCAGGTGCATTGGCGGCCCCATTAGTTGGCAAATTAAGTAGTGGACAGAACCCACGCAGAAATTTATTAACCGGGCTACTGCTGCAGTTACTTAGCATTGCCGCCTTTTACTTTACGGGTAGCCATTTATACCTTTTTATTGCTGGTATAATATTAATTGATATTGGTCAGCAGGCCATTCATGTAACCAACCAAACTCGAATTTACACTTTAGTCCCGGAAGCAAGAAACCGCCTCAATACCATATTTATGTCGGTTAGTTTTGTTGGTGCGTCTGTAGGTTCTGCATTTGGCTTGTGGCTTTGGGAGATAGGCCAATGGCCTCTTTTTTGTTTGGGAACAACGTTAGTAGTTATTTTGAATATATTGATTTATCAGTTTTACAGCTATAAAATAAAGACATAA
- a CDS encoding helicase HerA-like domain-containing protein — translation MNDQSAKFTEKIKASYQPTGSYIYLGAGILNGEVLAEAEVNLSLHMMNRHGLVAGATGTGKTRTLQLLAEQLSDAGVPVFMLDVKGDLSGLNQPGSINPKVEERATQLNKPFVPSGFPLELYSLSGKMGAQMRATVLEFGPTLLAKILDLNDTQTGVLAVIFKYADDNKMPIIDLNDLKKLVAYLSDEEGAEEIKSTYGKISSATSGTILRKIVTIEQQGLSGMFGERSFDIDDLFGKVDGKGTISLLNISDVQTQPVLYSTFLLSLLAEIFYNMPEVGDLDKPKLVFFFDEAHLLFKNSSKAFLEQIETIIRLIRSKGIGVFFCTQSPSDVPESVLSQLGNRIQHALRVFTPNDADALKKTVNTYPRSDFYKIDQLLTSLGTGQALVTVLNEKGIPTEVAATMLTPPRAIMGPLTIADYNALIQNSSMTAKYRETIDPESAYDILTARINNKQAEQESTEPASETSKKEGKSIIEQVMGATITRQIGKEIVRGLFGMLTGKKTRSSGGKSIFGF, via the coding sequence ATGAACGATCAATCCGCAAAATTTACCGAGAAAATTAAGGCTTCTTATCAACCAACCGGTTCGTATATTTATTTAGGAGCAGGAATATTAAATGGCGAAGTATTGGCCGAAGCTGAAGTCAACCTCTCGTTACATATGATGAACCGCCATGGTCTGGTTGCAGGCGCTACAGGAACAGGAAAAACCCGCACCCTGCAGTTACTTGCCGAACAGTTATCTGATGCCGGTGTTCCCGTATTTATGCTCGATGTAAAAGGCGACCTATCCGGACTAAATCAGCCAGGATCTATTAATCCAAAAGTTGAAGAAAGAGCCACCCAACTGAACAAGCCTTTTGTACCATCCGGATTCCCACTTGAACTATATTCTCTATCAGGAAAAATGGGCGCCCAGATGCGGGCTACAGTTCTAGAGTTTGGCCCTACCCTACTGGCAAAAATCCTTGACCTGAATGATACCCAAACTGGTGTTCTCGCTGTCATCTTTAAATATGCAGATGACAACAAAATGCCTATCATTGACCTCAATGACTTAAAAAAATTAGTAGCCTATCTATCAGATGAAGAAGGAGCAGAAGAAATTAAGAGTACGTATGGAAAAATCTCCTCTGCAACTTCCGGTACAATACTCAGAAAAATTGTAACCATTGAACAACAGGGGCTGAGTGGTATGTTTGGGGAACGTTCTTTTGATATTGACGACCTTTTTGGAAAAGTGGACGGCAAAGGAACAATAAGCCTCCTCAACATTTCAGATGTACAAACCCAGCCCGTATTGTATTCTACTTTTTTATTGAGCCTGCTAGCTGAAATTTTTTATAATATGCCTGAAGTAGGTGATTTGGATAAACCCAAACTCGTGTTCTTTTTTGACGAAGCGCACCTGTTATTTAAAAACTCTTCGAAAGCTTTTTTAGAACAAATTGAAACAATTATCAGATTAATCAGGTCCAAAGGAATTGGTGTATTTTTTTGTACCCAATCGCCATCAGATGTCCCGGAAAGTGTATTGTCTCAATTGGGCAATCGCATACAACATGCCCTGAGAGTATTTACGCCAAATGATGCCGATGCGTTAAAGAAAACGGTAAATACGTATCCAAGGTCTGATTTCTACAAGATAGACCAGTTATTAACCTCTTTGGGAACCGGACAGGCTTTGGTTACCGTCTTAAATGAGAAAGGTATTCCTACCGAAGTGGCAGCAACCATGTTAACCCCTCCAAGGGCTATCATGGGACCACTAACTATTGCCGATTATAATGCACTTATCCAAAATAGCAGCATGACAGCAAAATACCGGGAGACAATTGATCCTGAAAGTGCATACGATATACTTACTGCAAGAATAAATAATAAGCAAGCAGAGCAGGAAAGTACTGAACCGGCATCCGAAACATCAAAAAAAGAAGGAAAAAGCATTATAGAACAGGTAATGGGGGCTACAATAACCCGGCAAATTGGTAAAGAGATTGTACGCGGCCTGTTCGGTATGTTGACCGGAAAAAAAACAAGAAGTAGCGGAGGTAAAAGCATTTTCGGATTTTAA
- a CDS encoding sugar phosphate nucleotidyltransferase → MKPTLLILAAGMASRYGSMKQIDGFGPNGETIIDYSIYDAIKAGFGKVVFIIKEDFVDNFKAIFEPKLNGKIETDYVFQNFDLKQFGIEEEIYREKPWGTAHAILSARNVIKEPFCVINADDYYGFDAFEKMVKFLNEEATDSNYSIVGYQIGKTLSDFGSVSRGVCKTSDAGYLEEITERTQVYKKGDTIVYEENGAEFPLTYNTPVSMNFWGFTPAVFKLTEDLFKIFALENKDKPKAEFFIPLIGENLVKSKTANFKVIPTDSQWFGVTYKEDKPFVQNSIDQLVKDGTYPENLWN, encoded by the coding sequence ATGAAACCAACTTTATTAATATTAGCAGCCGGAATGGCAAGCCGCTATGGCAGTATGAAACAAATTGACGGCTTTGGTCCTAATGGCGAAACTATTATTGACTATTCAATATATGATGCCATAAAAGCTGGATTTGGCAAGGTAGTCTTCATCATTAAAGAAGATTTTGTAGACAACTTTAAAGCTATTTTTGAACCTAAACTGAATGGTAAAATTGAAACTGATTACGTTTTCCAAAATTTTGATTTAAAACAGTTTGGAATTGAAGAAGAGATTTACCGCGAAAAACCATGGGGCACAGCTCACGCAATACTTTCTGCCAGAAATGTAATCAAAGAACCTTTTTGCGTAATCAATGCCGATGACTATTATGGCTTTGATGCTTTTGAAAAAATGGTCAAATTTTTAAATGAGGAAGCAACAGATAGTAACTATTCTATTGTAGGCTACCAGATTGGAAAAACCTTATCTGATTTCGGATCTGTTTCACGTGGCGTTTGCAAAACCAGCGATGCAGGTTACCTGGAAGAAATTACGGAGCGTACCCAGGTTTATAAAAAAGGAGATACTATAGTCTATGAAGAAAATGGAGCAGAATTCCCTTTAACCTATAACACACCCGTTTCCATGAATTTTTGGGGTTTTACACCCGCTGTTTTTAAATTAACTGAAGACCTGTTTAAGATATTTGCTTTAGAAAATAAAGACAAACCTAAAGCAGAGTTCTTTATACCTTTGATTGGAGAGAACCTGGTAAAAAGTAAAACGGCAAACTTTAAAGTAATCCCTACTGATAGCCAATGGTTTGGTGTTACTTATAAAGAAGATAAGCCCTTTGTACAAAACAGCATCGACCAGTTGGTAAAAGATGGTACTTATCCGGAAAATCTTTGGAATTAA
- a CDS encoding acyl-CoA carboxylase subunit beta, whose product MKNKIEILQDKIKQAQNGGGAARIESQHKKGKLTARERIHFLMDENSFEEIGMMVTHRSTDFGMEREKYLGDGVVTGYGNINGRLVYVFSQDFTVFGGSLSETHAEKICKIMDMALKNGAPVIGLNDSGGARIQEGVVSLGGYADIFYRNVQASGVVPQLSAIMGPCAGGAVYSPAITDFTLMVENTSYMFVTGPNVVKTVTHEEVSAEELGGASTHATKSGVTHFACSNELDAIDHIKRLLSYMPQNCEEIPAPLAYETSEENRPSLNDIMPQNANQPYDIRTIIEETADGDSFLEVHKDYAENIVVGFARLAGRSIGVVANQPAYLAGVLDNHASIKAARFVRFCDCFNIPLLVFEDVPGFLPGTDQEWNGIITNGAKLLYAFSEATVPRITVITRKAYGGAYDVMNSKHIGADLNYAWPTAEIAVMGAKGAAEIIFKKEITKAENPEEKWLEKEKLYSDTFANPYRAAERGFVDEVIEPSQTRSKLIKAFKMLENKVVNTPRKKHGNIPL is encoded by the coding sequence ATGAAGAATAAAATAGAAATATTACAGGATAAGATTAAACAGGCACAAAACGGGGGCGGTGCCGCCAGAATCGAAAGTCAACACAAAAAAGGTAAACTTACCGCACGGGAAAGAATCCATTTTTTAATGGATGAAAATTCATTTGAAGAAATTGGCATGATGGTAACACACCGGAGTACTGACTTTGGAATGGAACGCGAAAAATATCTTGGGGATGGTGTGGTAACTGGATATGGAAATATAAATGGCCGGTTGGTATATGTATTTTCTCAGGACTTCACGGTATTTGGAGGGTCGTTATCGGAAACACATGCCGAAAAAATATGCAAAATCATGGATATGGCCCTGAAAAATGGCGCTCCGGTAATTGGCCTGAATGATAGTGGCGGAGCACGTATTCAGGAGGGTGTAGTTTCATTAGGTGGCTATGCCGATATCTTTTACAGAAACGTACAGGCCTCTGGAGTTGTACCCCAATTATCGGCCATAATGGGGCCATGCGCTGGTGGAGCGGTGTATTCTCCAGCAATTACCGACTTCACATTGATGGTCGAAAATACCTCTTATATGTTTGTGACCGGACCAAACGTTGTAAAAACGGTAACCCATGAGGAAGTAAGTGCCGAAGAGCTTGGCGGTGCATCAACGCATGCAACAAAATCAGGAGTTACCCATTTTGCCTGCAGCAATGAGCTGGACGCCATTGACCACATAAAGAGATTACTGAGCTATATGCCGCAGAATTGCGAGGAAATACCTGCACCACTGGCTTACGAAACGTCTGAAGAAAACAGACCTTCGTTGAATGACATTATGCCGCAGAATGCCAACCAACCCTACGATATCAGAACCATCATTGAAGAAACCGCTGATGGGGATAGCTTTCTGGAGGTGCATAAAGATTATGCAGAAAACATTGTAGTTGGCTTCGCCCGCCTGGCTGGTCGTAGTATCGGTGTAGTAGCCAACCAACCGGCCTATCTTGCAGGCGTGCTGGATAATCATGCCTCTATAAAGGCTGCCCGGTTTGTCCGTTTCTGCGATTGTTTTAACATACCGTTACTGGTTTTTGAAGATGTTCCGGGTTTTTTGCCAGGCACTGATCAGGAATGGAATGGCATCATTACCAATGGAGCAAAACTTCTTTATGCGTTTAGTGAAGCCACTGTGCCGCGCATTACCGTAATTACCAGAAAAGCCTACGGGGGTGCCTACGATGTAATGAACTCCAAACACATAGGTGCAGATTTAAATTATGCCTGGCCTACCGCAGAAATAGCAGTAATGGGTGCTAAAGGTGCAGCGGAAATCATCTTCAAAAAGGAAATTACGAAGGCCGAAAATCCCGAAGAAAAATGGTTAGAAAAGGAAAAACTGTATTCTGACACCTTTGCTAATCCTTACCGCGCGGCCGAACGAGGCTTTGTAGACGAAGTGATTGAACCTTCGCAAACCCGTAGTAAATTAATCAAAGCTTTCAAAATGCTGGAGAATAAAGTGGTAAACACCCCGCGTAAAAAACACGGAAACATCCCTTTATAA
- a CDS encoding GNAT family N-acetyltransferase, whose translation MKKIRIEEIRFDLTWRIRHEVMYPDLPFETIKLPGDEQGTHFGLYVDDELTSVVSLFNIGKVYQFRKFATISAAQGQGYGALLLAHLIDEVKLKNAEKLWCNSRVSATGFYRKFGFKETDRRSVSNGIDFVIMELELNN comes from the coding sequence ATGAAAAAAATCAGGATAGAAGAAATCAGATTTGATTTAACCTGGCGCATCAGACATGAGGTGATGTATCCTGATTTGCCCTTCGAGACAATAAAACTACCTGGCGATGAACAAGGGACACATTTTGGATTATATGTTGACGATGAACTAACAAGTGTTGTATCCTTATTTAACATAGGCAAAGTTTATCAGTTTAGAAAATTCGCAACCATCAGCGCTGCACAAGGACAAGGCTATGGTGCACTATTATTGGCACACCTTATTGATGAGGTAAAGCTGAAGAATGCCGAAAAACTATGGTGTAACTCTAGAGTATCGGCAACGGGATTTTATAGAAAATTCGGCTTTAAGGAAACAGATCGCCGATCGGTAAGTAATGGCATCGACTTTGTCATTATGGAGTTAGAACTTAACAATTAA
- a CDS encoding M42 family metallopeptidase: protein MAKKKDDKQNHVAVVNKKSLQFFEEYINNPSPTGFEYPGQKLWLDYLKPYIDESFIDNYGTAVGVINPKAEFKVVIEAHADEISWFVNYITPDGLIYVIRNGGSDHQIAPSKRVNIHTDNGMVKAVFGWPAIHTRNGGEKEEAPALKNIFLDCGCTSKEEVEKLGVHVGCVITYEDEFMVLNDRYYVGRALDNRAGGFMIAEVARLLKENKQKLPFGLYIVNSVQEEIGLRGAEMIAERIKPHVAIVTDVTHDTTTPMINKITQGDLACGKGPVVSYAPAVQTNLNKLLIETATKNNIPFQRQASSRSTGTDTDAFAYSNGGVPSALISLPLRYMHTTVEMIHKEDVDNVINLIYHSLLNIKKDHDFKYSK from the coding sequence ATGGCTAAAAAGAAAGACGACAAGCAGAATCATGTTGCTGTGGTTAATAAAAAATCACTGCAATTTTTTGAAGAATATATCAATAACCCATCTCCAACCGGTTTTGAATATCCGGGGCAGAAGTTATGGCTCGACTATTTAAAACCCTACATTGACGAGAGTTTTATAGACAATTATGGTACAGCTGTAGGCGTAATCAACCCAAAAGCAGAATTTAAGGTAGTAATTGAAGCTCACGCTGATGAGATTTCGTGGTTTGTAAACTATATTACCCCTGATGGATTGATCTATGTGATTCGTAATGGTGGTTCCGATCATCAGATTGCTCCTTCCAAAAGGGTGAATATCCACACAGATAACGGCATGGTTAAAGCAGTGTTTGGCTGGCCGGCTATACACACGCGTAATGGAGGTGAAAAAGAAGAAGCTCCTGCACTTAAAAACATATTTCTGGACTGCGGTTGCACGTCAAAAGAAGAAGTAGAAAAACTTGGCGTACATGTAGGCTGCGTAATCACCTACGAAGACGAATTTATGGTATTAAACGACCGCTATTATGTAGGACGTGCCCTTGACAACAGAGCTGGCGGTTTTATGATTGCGGAGGTAGCCCGTTTGCTTAAAGAAAACAAACAAAAGTTACCTTTTGGACTCTATATTGTAAACTCTGTACAAGAGGAAATTGGGTTGCGTGGTGCTGAAATGATTGCAGAAAGAATTAAACCACATGTTGCCATTGTAACCGATGTAACACACGACACCACAACACCAATGATCAATAAAATTACTCAGGGAGATCTGGCATGTGGCAAAGGTCCGGTGGTTTCCTATGCTCCGGCTGTACAAACCAATCTGAATAAATTACTCATCGAGACTGCAACAAAGAACAATATTCCTTTCCAACGTCAGGCATCTTCCCGTTCAACAGGTACGGACACCGATGCTTTTGCTTATTCTAACGGAGGAGTACCATCGGCTTTGATTTCTTTACCATTGCGCTACATGCATACTACTGTCGAAATGATTCATAAGGAAGATGTTGACAATGTGATCAATCTCATTTATCACTCATTGCTGAACATTAAAAAAGATCACGACTTTAAATACTCAAAATAA